From Saccharothrix espanaensis DSM 44229, the proteins below share one genomic window:
- a CDS encoding FxsB family cyclophane-forming radical SAM/SPASM peptide maturase — translation MAARPFRQFVVKVHSRCNLACDYCYVYELADSGWRSRPRAMSPAVVAHTAERVARHVRAHALSDVEVVLHGGEPLLFGPARIEALVRGFRAAVPARVRFSVQTNGTLLDRPLLELLRALDVRVGVSVDGDPAAHDRRRVRPDGTGSWSAVEAGLRLLTEEFRPVFGGLLCVLDVRADPVGTYESLREFAPPVVDFLLPHGNWSAPPAGRVAGDPATPYADWLIALFEHWYRAPETRVRLFEELLNVVLGGRSGVEGIGLTPSAQIVVETDGAISVSDILASSSPAAAATGLHVLRDDFDRALTAPEVVADRAGRAALSATCRSCEVVAACGGGLRAHRFAADGFDHPSVYCPDLYRLVTHVRDRVAADLAAPA, via the coding sequence ATGGCGGCACGACCGTTCCGGCAGTTCGTGGTGAAGGTGCACAGTCGATGCAACCTCGCGTGCGACTACTGCTACGTCTACGAACTCGCGGACTCCGGTTGGCGTTCCCGGCCGCGCGCGATGTCGCCGGCGGTGGTCGCGCACACCGCCGAACGGGTGGCGCGGCACGTGCGAGCGCACGCGTTGTCCGACGTGGAAGTCGTGCTGCACGGCGGAGAACCCCTGTTGTTCGGTCCGGCGCGGATCGAAGCGCTGGTCCGCGGGTTCCGGGCGGCGGTGCCCGCGCGGGTCCGGTTCTCCGTGCAGACCAACGGAACCCTGCTCGACCGGCCGCTGCTGGAGCTGCTGCGGGCCTTGGACGTGCGGGTCGGCGTGAGCGTGGACGGCGACCCGGCGGCGCACGACCGGCGGCGGGTCCGGCCGGACGGGACCGGCAGCTGGTCGGCCGTCGAGGCGGGGCTGCGGCTGCTCACCGAGGAGTTCCGGCCCGTTTTCGGCGGCCTGCTGTGCGTGCTGGACGTGCGCGCGGACCCGGTCGGGACCTACGAGTCGTTGCGCGAATTCGCGCCGCCGGTGGTGGATTTCCTGTTGCCGCACGGGAACTGGTCCGCGCCGCCGGCCGGGCGGGTCGCCGGTGACCCGGCAACGCCTTACGCGGATTGGCTGATCGCGTTGTTCGAGCACTGGTACCGTGCGCCGGAAACGCGCGTCCGGTTGTTCGAGGAGTTGTTGAACGTTGTACTGGGCGGCCGTTCCGGCGTGGAGGGCATCGGATTGACGCCGAGCGCGCAGATCGTGGTGGAAACCGACGGCGCGATTTCGGTGTCGGACATCCTGGCGTCGTCCTCGCCGGCAGCCGCGGCCACCGGTCTGCACGTGCTGCGCGACGATTTCGACCGCGCGCTCACCGCGCCGGAGGTGGTCGCGGACCGGGCCGGCCGGGCCGCGCTGTCGGCGACCTGCCGGTCGTGCGAGGTGGTGGCGGCGTGCGGCGGCGGGCTGCGCGCGCACCGGTTCGCCGCCGACGGCTTCGACCACCCGTCGGTGTACTGCCCGGACCTGTACCGGTTGGTCACCCACGTCCGCGACCGGGTCGCGGCGGACCTGGCGGCACCGGCGTGA
- a CDS encoding HEXXH motif domain-containing protein, producing MTVRPWRLSAADFAALSRGEGGAGAARALRLARRSRTSLLVRMIAAAPEARPAYRLLVDAERASPGAVTRVLDHPSVGAWATRTALALRRAEPARPEELAFVAAAAAIRAGVPAAVDFPDVPVFALPSLGVADPANLDYDPLPEVALGPHVLQLDVWAGGGVPPGLAVAADVDVARWRPAVAAAWDVLAADHPPMAAELAELVTVLTPMPPSPTGTSSATAADAFGCVFLSLAPDPETLAVTLAHEAQHTKLVALMDLFPLLLPDRREIYYAPWREDPRPLAGLLHGTYAHLGVAAFWRTRPGLAAQTEYARWRAAALDTAETLLASEKLTATGHAFVTGMATVLRRWCAEPVHPEALALATAEAQAHRERWTAR from the coding sequence GTGACGGTCCGCCCGTGGCGGCTGTCGGCCGCGGACTTCGCCGCGCTGTCGCGGGGTGAGGGCGGTGCCGGCGCGGCCCGCGCGCTGCGGCTGGCCCGGCGCAGCCGGACGTCCCTGCTGGTCCGGATGATCGCCGCCGCGCCCGAGGCGCGTCCGGCCTACCGGCTGCTGGTGGACGCCGAGCGGGCCAGCCCCGGCGCGGTCACCCGCGTGCTGGACCACCCGTCGGTGGGCGCGTGGGCCACCCGGACCGCGCTGGCGCTGCGCCGTGCCGAGCCGGCCCGGCCCGAGGAGCTGGCGTTCGTGGCCGCCGCGGCGGCGATCCGGGCGGGCGTCCCGGCGGCCGTGGACTTCCCGGACGTCCCGGTGTTCGCGCTGCCCTCGCTCGGCGTGGCCGACCCGGCGAACCTGGACTACGACCCGCTGCCCGAGGTGGCGCTGGGCCCGCACGTGCTTCAGCTGGACGTCTGGGCCGGTGGCGGGGTGCCGCCGGGGCTGGCCGTCGCGGCGGACGTCGACGTGGCGCGGTGGCGGCCGGCGGTGGCCGCCGCCTGGGACGTGCTGGCCGCCGACCACCCGCCGATGGCCGCCGAGCTCGCCGAGCTGGTGACCGTGCTGACGCCGATGCCGCCGTCGCCGACCGGGACCAGCAGCGCGACCGCCGCCGACGCGTTCGGCTGCGTGTTCCTGTCGTTGGCGCCCGACCCGGAGACGCTGGCGGTGACCCTGGCGCACGAGGCCCAGCACACCAAGCTGGTGGCGCTGATGGACCTGTTCCCGCTGCTGCTGCCGGACCGGCGGGAGATCTACTACGCGCCGTGGCGGGAGGACCCGCGCCCGCTGGCGGGCCTGCTGCACGGGACGTACGCGCACCTGGGTGTGGCGGCGTTCTGGCGGACCCGGCCCGGCCTGGCCGCGCAGACCGAGTACGCCCGGTGGCGCGCCGCCGCCCTCGACACCGCCGAGACGCTGCTGGCCAGCGAGAAGCTCACCGCGACCGGGCACGCGTTCGTGACCGGGATGGCGACCGTCCTGCGCCGCTGGTGCGCCGAGCCGGTGCACCCGGAGGCCCTGGCGCTGGCGACCGCCGAGGCCCAGGCCCACCGCGAACGCTGGACGGCCCGCTGA
- the fxsA gene encoding FxSxx-COOH cyclophane-containing RiPP peptide produces MAEEPVLESELLDVTGVDLARLAELPDTALRAALHRILAENAEMPNRFAAFESSL; encoded by the coding sequence ATGGCTGAGGAACCAGTCCTGGAGTCCGAACTCCTCGACGTCACCGGAGTCGACCTGGCCCGGCTGGCCGAACTGCCCGACACCGCGCTGCGCGCCGCGCTGCACCGGATCCTCGCCGAGAACGCCGAGATGCCCAACCGGTTCGCCGCCTTCGAGAGTTCGC